One Ostrea edulis chromosome 2, xbOstEdul1.1, whole genome shotgun sequence genomic region harbors:
- the LOC125678107 gene encoding ankyrin-1-like, translating to MECDDYEDFENCMTYDGPKPIIRRRVEWTPDALLRLLADAITYKSPLEDITLIVRCGADVNGRVKKGLRPLHYASFVNYIECVKLLIENGADVNLTDDIGYTPMHICTRKGFHGVLNVLIKNGANLNFCNVDHEEKENSSFRTMDPLNMAIENNHIECTRLLLENGASPNHKYFMGYEISLVPLDNLECMELLLSHGADPNVYNRCGVTPLMRACKEQKLSTVKLLLQYNADVNATCPARFEQRRPIHYAVQAGNADITECLLKNGAFLNRPNNYKYNPLHEAILRDNLPLCELILQYRAEVEERTENGATPLMLACASVGLKHRREIVELLLNNNANVNAFSEHTSYIDPYHPPLIEYLKNNGCDIHFDVISLLIKFGAKVSFRGYLGVVRSKDPFGILHYMHNVFGKKEVCHLLFVAACLYDNDSIKHVNTLNVEAKKHLMSYGCQPRELKHLCRLYIRDRICTGLPEKVKNLPLPSLVKSYLLFDL from the exons ATGGAGTGTGACGACTATGAAGATTTTGAG AATTGCATGACCTACGACGGTCCCAAGCCAATTATCAGGCGGCGAGTAGAGTGGACGCCAGATGCACTGTTACGGCTCCTCGCTGATGCCATCACGTATAAATCCCCTCTAGAAGACATCACACTGATCGTCCGATGCGGAGCGGATGTCAACGGACGCGTTAAGAAAGGATTGCGACCCCTTCATTACGCCTCTTTTGTGAACTACATAGAGTGTGTCAAACTACTAATAGAAAATGGCGCTGACGTCAATTTGACAGATGATATTGGGTACACGCCGATGCATATTTGCACGAGAAAAGGATTTCATGGCGTATTAAACGTTTTAATAAAAAATGgagcaaatttgaatttttgcaACGTTGATCATGAAGAGAAGGAAAATTCCAGTTTTAGGACTATGGATCCACTAAATATGGCGATCGAAAATAACCACATCGAATGCACAAGGCTGTTGTTAGAAAACGGTGCAAGTCCGaatcataaatatttcatgGGATATGAAATCAGTCTAGTACCACTTGATAATTTAGAATGCATGGAACTGTTGCTTAGTCATGGAGCGGATCCAAACGTTTACAACAGATGTGGCGTGACGCCTTTGATGAGAGCCTGCAAGGAACAAAAGTTATCAACTGTTAAATTGTTGTTGCAGTATAACGCGGATGTAAACGCCACATGTCCTGCAAGATTTGAACAACGAAGACCAATTCACTACGCCGTGCAGGCAGGAAATGCCGATATTACAGAGTGTTTGCTCAAGAATGGTGCCTTTCTGAACCGTCCGAACAACTACAAGTACAACCCTCTTCACGAAGCTATACTAAGAGACAACTTACCACTGTGTGAACTTATACTACAATATCGGGCTGAAGTTGAGGAAAGGACTGAAAACGGAGCCACGCCGTTAATGCTTGCTTGTGCTTCAGTCGGTCTGAAACACCGAAGAGAAATCGTAGAGTTGCTGCTCAACAACAACGCCAATGTCAATGCATTTTCAGAACACACGAGTTACATAGACCCCTACCATCCTCCTTTgatagaatatttgaaaaacaatGGATGCGATATTCATTTTGACGTGATATCTCTGCTCATTAAATTTGGCGCCAAAGTCAGTTTTCGTGGCTACCTAGGGGTAGTGCGTTCCAAGGACCCATTTGGAATCCTCCATTATATGCACAATGTGTTTGGAAAGAAGGAAGTTTGTCATCTATTGTTTGTCGCGGCTTGTTTGTACGATAACGACAGCATTAAACACGTAAATACGTTAAATGTGGAGGCCAAAAAGCATCTGATGTCGTATGGATGTCAGCCCAGAGAACTGAAACACCTGTGTAGGTTGTACATACGGGACCGAATCTGTACCGGACTTCCAGAGAAAGTAAAAAACCTCCCCCTCCCTAGTCTTGTCAAATCCTACCTCCTATTTGATTTATGA